The Euphorbia lathyris chromosome 3, ddEupLath1.1, whole genome shotgun sequence genome contains a region encoding:
- the LOC136222441 gene encoding uncharacterized protein isoform X4 yields the protein MIKRKLDKNVLTDDDHIHFVWMVLSNYIFERMGLRPTAHILVIAKALAPGRQLALGTILLAHTSHRLPLTVIEEDNTYIPLCTYFYMSILAHEDAQWWRLFCATRRLYHVVTKSKNLRSASLGLVLYAPCLWARKLGFFQALSGPLPFPMQPLESEENTVDVTSDMSQELSPLLLSADQPLFDAWWETVYKQCIPPLNSIGSSSKDNGLPNYQSGKATMVGVKMVKNSAT from the exons ATGATAAAAAGGAAACTGGACAAAAATGTGTTAACAGATGATGATCACATTCATTTTGTGTGGATGGTGCTAAGTAATTACATATTTGAACGCATGGGACTTCGGCCTACTGCTCATATTCTCGTCATTGCAAAAGCATTAGCTCCAGGGAGACAACTGGCGCTAGGGACCATACTTTTGGCTCACACTTCCCATCGATTGCCATTAACGGTAATAGAGGAG GACAACACTTACATTCCACTGTGCACCTACTTTTATATGTCAATCCTAGCTCACGAGGATGCGCAATGGTGGCGGTTGTTCTGTGCAACTCGAAGGCTTTACCACGTGGTAACCAAAAGTAAGAATTTAAGATCAGCAAGCCTAGGGTTAGTCTTGTATGCCCCGTGTTTGTGGGCTCGGAAATTGGGGTTCTTCCAAGCTCTTTCAGGACCGCTTCCCTTTCCAATGCAGCCACTCGAGTCTGAGGAGAATACAGTTGATGTTACTTCTGACATGAGTCAAGAGCTTAGTCCTTTACTTCTTAGTGCTGATCAACCTCTCTTTGATGCTTGGTGGGAAACAGTCTACAAGCAGTGTATTCCTCCTTTGA ACTCAATCGGTAGTTCAAGCAAGGATAATGGATTGCCAAACTATCAATCGGGAAAAGCTACGATGGTCGGGGTGAAAATGGTAAAG AACTCAGCAACATGA
- the LOC136222441 gene encoding uncharacterized protein isoform X1, with amino-acid sequence MIKRKLDKNVLTDDDHIHFVWMVLSNYIFERMGLRPTAHILVIAKALAPGRQLALGTILLAHTSHRLPLTVIEEDNTYIPLCTYFYMSILAHEDAQWWRLFCATRRLYHVVTKSKNLRSASLGLVLYAPCLWARKLGFFQALSGPLPFPMQPLESEENTVDVTSDMSQELSPLLLSADQPLFDAWWETVYKQCIPPLKLSNMMFSMLRAQCTLGYFSVGCKNALHVQLVVAVERESCRNVLVELPHVLFKILFILF; translated from the exons ATGATAAAAAGGAAACTGGACAAAAATGTGTTAACAGATGATGATCACATTCATTTTGTGTGGATGGTGCTAAGTAATTACATATTTGAACGCATGGGACTTCGGCCTACTGCTCATATTCTCGTCATTGCAAAAGCATTAGCTCCAGGGAGACAACTGGCGCTAGGGACCATACTTTTGGCTCACACTTCCCATCGATTGCCATTAACGGTAATAGAGGAG GACAACACTTACATTCCACTGTGCACCTACTTTTATATGTCAATCCTAGCTCACGAGGATGCGCAATGGTGGCGGTTGTTCTGTGCAACTCGAAGGCTTTACCACGTGGTAACCAAAAGTAAGAATTTAAGATCAGCAAGCCTAGGGTTAGTCTTGTATGCCCCGTGTTTGTGGGCTCGGAAATTGGGGTTCTTCCAAGCTCTTTCAGGACCGCTTCCCTTTCCAATGCAGCCACTCGAGTCTGAGGAGAATACAGTTGATGTTACTTCTGACATGAGTCAAGAGCTTAGTCCTTTACTTCTTAGTGCTGATCAACCTCTCTTTGATGCTTGGTGGGAAACAGTCTACAAGCAGTGTATTCCTCCTTTGA AACTCAGCAACATGATGTTTTCAATGCTACGGGCTCAATGTACACTTGGGTACTTTTCCGTGGGGTGCAAAAATGCATTGCACGTGCAGCTAGTTGTGGCAGTTGAAAGAGAAAGCTGCAGGAAT GTCCTAGTGGAGCTTCCACATGTTTTGTTCAAGATATTGTTTATTCTCTTCTAA
- the LOC136222441 gene encoding uncharacterized protein isoform X2 codes for MIKRKLDKNVLTDDDHIHFVWMVLSNYIFERMGLRPTAHILVIAKALAPGRQLALGTILLAHTSHRLPLTDNTYIPLCTYFYMSILAHEDAQWWRLFCATRRLYHVVTKSKNLRSASLGLVLYAPCLWARKLGFFQALSGPLPFPMQPLESEENTVDVTSDMSQELSPLLLSADQPLFDAWWETVYKQCIPPLKLSNMMFSMLRAQCTLGYFSVGCKNALHVQLVVAVERESCRNVLVELPHVLFKILFILF; via the exons ATGATAAAAAGGAAACTGGACAAAAATGTGTTAACAGATGATGATCACATTCATTTTGTGTGGATGGTGCTAAGTAATTACATATTTGAACGCATGGGACTTCGGCCTACTGCTCATATTCTCGTCATTGCAAAAGCATTAGCTCCAGGGAGACAACTGGCGCTAGGGACCATACTTTTGGCTCACACTTCCCATCGATTGCCATTAACG GACAACACTTACATTCCACTGTGCACCTACTTTTATATGTCAATCCTAGCTCACGAGGATGCGCAATGGTGGCGGTTGTTCTGTGCAACTCGAAGGCTTTACCACGTGGTAACCAAAAGTAAGAATTTAAGATCAGCAAGCCTAGGGTTAGTCTTGTATGCCCCGTGTTTGTGGGCTCGGAAATTGGGGTTCTTCCAAGCTCTTTCAGGACCGCTTCCCTTTCCAATGCAGCCACTCGAGTCTGAGGAGAATACAGTTGATGTTACTTCTGACATGAGTCAAGAGCTTAGTCCTTTACTTCTTAGTGCTGATCAACCTCTCTTTGATGCTTGGTGGGAAACAGTCTACAAGCAGTGTATTCCTCCTTTGA AACTCAGCAACATGATGTTTTCAATGCTACGGGCTCAATGTACACTTGGGTACTTTTCCGTGGGGTGCAAAAATGCATTGCACGTGCAGCTAGTTGTGGCAGTTGAAAGAGAAAGCTGCAGGAAT GTCCTAGTGGAGCTTCCACATGTTTTGTTCAAGATATTGTTTATTCTCTTCTAA
- the LOC136222441 gene encoding uncharacterized protein isoform X3, with protein sequence MIKRKLDKNVLTDDDHIHFVWMVLSNYIFERMGLRPTAHILVIAKALAPGRQLALGTILLAHTSHRLPLTVIEEDNTYIPLCTYFYMSILAHEDAQWWRLFCATRRLYHVVTKSKNLRSASLGLVLYAPCLWARKLGFFQALSGPLPFPMQPLESEENTVDVTSDMSQELSPLLLSADQPLFDAWWETVYKQCIPPLNSIGSSSKDNGLPNYQSGKATMVGVKMVKEEQSND encoded by the exons ATGATAAAAAGGAAACTGGACAAAAATGTGTTAACAGATGATGATCACATTCATTTTGTGTGGATGGTGCTAAGTAATTACATATTTGAACGCATGGGACTTCGGCCTACTGCTCATATTCTCGTCATTGCAAAAGCATTAGCTCCAGGGAGACAACTGGCGCTAGGGACCATACTTTTGGCTCACACTTCCCATCGATTGCCATTAACGGTAATAGAGGAG GACAACACTTACATTCCACTGTGCACCTACTTTTATATGTCAATCCTAGCTCACGAGGATGCGCAATGGTGGCGGTTGTTCTGTGCAACTCGAAGGCTTTACCACGTGGTAACCAAAAGTAAGAATTTAAGATCAGCAAGCCTAGGGTTAGTCTTGTATGCCCCGTGTTTGTGGGCTCGGAAATTGGGGTTCTTCCAAGCTCTTTCAGGACCGCTTCCCTTTCCAATGCAGCCACTCGAGTCTGAGGAGAATACAGTTGATGTTACTTCTGACATGAGTCAAGAGCTTAGTCCTTTACTTCTTAGTGCTGATCAACCTCTCTTTGATGCTTGGTGGGAAACAGTCTACAAGCAGTGTATTCCTCCTTTGA ACTCAATCGGTAGTTCAAGCAAGGATAATGGATTGCCAAACTATCAATCGGGAAAAGCTACGATGGTCGGGGTGAAAATGGTAAAG GAGGAACAAAGCAATGATTGA